The Anaerosoma tenue genome has a window encoding:
- the ndk gene encoding nucleoside-diphosphate kinase, which produces MDQKTYCMIKPDAVARGLIGRIVGRFEDVGLIVERMELGVVTPEQAAANYAEHEGKPFYNGLVEYITSGPVVKMVLSGPDAVPVVRKLMGATNPKEAAPGTIRGDYGLTLDANIVHGSDSPESAEREIAIFFGQ; this is translated from the coding sequence GTGGATCAGAAGACCTACTGCATGATCAAACCCGACGCCGTCGCGCGGGGCCTCATCGGCCGCATCGTGGGACGCTTCGAAGACGTGGGGCTCATCGTTGAGCGGATGGAGCTCGGCGTGGTAACGCCGGAACAGGCGGCCGCCAACTACGCGGAGCACGAAGGCAAACCGTTCTACAACGGACTCGTGGAGTACATCACCTCCGGGCCGGTCGTGAAGATGGTGCTGTCCGGCCCCGACGCAGTGCCCGTGGTACGCAAGCTGATGGGTGCGACGAATCCCAAGGAGGCGGCGCCGGGCACGATCCGTGGCGACTACGGCCTCACTCTCGATGCGAACATCGTGCACGGATCCGACTCGCCCGAGAGCGCCGAGAGGGAGATCGCGATCTTCTTCGGCCAGTGA
- a CDS encoding tetratricopeptide repeat protein, whose translation MDEARLAAGEKAYAAQDWTVAAREFLGAAAGAVEGSGYAFHRAGNALMKLRRIEDACAVYERALGDPGYQDAAAVARNLGTARMSLGQHDEAAHAFERALAGSDEASRHKALQGLAGALYEMGRIEEAAEMYRQAAIDPRNPAPGKALNNLGLCFMALDRPEDAVEAYRAAVEVAGYQGRGRAAANLGMAYAALGMHDRAVASFERARAEFGHELSPQVEAAYRASKAARTPAERVEGWSTGEMPPVAQVRPAVGIFEDDGSEADDGDTQFFTMTDEEMRAADREARRLDRTAKRESKPVWVSILVWGAVAVVVAGLLVGAYLLGFGYPTQQMTVNGALGAYSAGEAVDPYWVAVPAADVDKAMSSLPPTWQSYTVGAIERSARASTVEVSIVHEQGGEIAYQFSLAREGVGWKINGVVTAFDSMEGGI comes from the coding sequence GGAGAGAAGGCGTACGCGGCGCAGGACTGGACGGTGGCGGCCCGGGAGTTCCTCGGCGCCGCCGCAGGGGCTGTCGAGGGCAGCGGCTATGCGTTCCACCGTGCGGGGAACGCGCTCATGAAGCTGAGGCGCATCGAGGACGCATGCGCCGTCTATGAGCGTGCGCTGGGGGATCCCGGCTACCAGGATGCGGCCGCTGTGGCCCGCAACCTTGGAACGGCACGGATGTCCCTCGGGCAGCATGATGAAGCCGCGCATGCGTTCGAGCGAGCGCTTGCGGGGTCCGACGAGGCGTCGCGGCACAAGGCGCTGCAGGGTCTTGCCGGAGCGCTCTACGAGATGGGCAGGATCGAGGAGGCCGCCGAGATGTACCGGCAGGCCGCGATCGATCCGCGCAACCCCGCCCCGGGGAAGGCGCTCAACAATCTCGGGCTGTGCTTCATGGCGCTCGACCGGCCCGAGGACGCGGTGGAGGCGTACCGCGCCGCGGTGGAGGTTGCCGGCTACCAGGGCCGCGGACGCGCTGCGGCGAACCTCGGGATGGCGTATGCGGCGCTCGGCATGCACGACCGTGCCGTGGCTTCGTTCGAGCGGGCCCGTGCCGAGTTCGGGCACGAGTTGTCGCCGCAGGTGGAGGCCGCATATCGGGCGAGCAAGGCGGCGAGGACCCCCGCCGAACGGGTGGAGGGGTGGTCGACCGGTGAGATGCCGCCGGTCGCGCAGGTACGACCGGCCGTGGGCATCTTCGAAGACGACGGCAGTGAGGCCGATGACGGCGACACGCAGTTCTTCACGATGACCGACGAGGAGATGCGCGCCGCCGACCGCGAGGCACGGCGGCTCGACCGCACGGCGAAGCGCGAGAGCAAGCCGGTGTGGGTGAGTATCCTCGTGTGGGGTGCGGTCGCCGTCGTGGTGGCTGGCCTCCTCGTGGGAGCGTATCTTCTCGGCTTCGGGTATCCCACGCAGCAGATGACCGTGAACGGGGCGCTCGGAGCTTACTCGGCCGGTGAGGCGGTGGACCCCTACTGGGTAGCGGTTCCGGCTGCCGATGTCGACAAGGCGATGTCGAGCCTGCCTCCGACGTGGCAGTCGTACACCGTGGGCGCGATCGAGCGTTCGGCGCGCGCGTCGACCGTCGAGGTTTCCATCGTTCACGAGCAGGGCGGCGAGATCGCATACCAGTTCTCGCTCGCACGTGAGGGTGTGGGCTGGAAGATCAACGGCGTCGTCACGGCGTTCGATTCAATGGAAGGCGGTATCTGA